The Romeriopsis navalis LEGE 11480 DNA segment TCGTACCCCTTGAGCGTGCGTCTGGCGGTGTTGAATGAACCAAATCCCAAGCCAGGATTGACCCGTCGTTTAATAAAGCGATGGTCCTGCTCGACGATATTGTTCAAATATTTGACCCGTCGGGTTTCGGTTGTTTTGGATAACGCTTCATCTGTCTTTAACTGCTCGATCGCCGGCGGATAGGCGGCATTTTTATCGATGATGATAACTCTGGGTTCGACGATGTGTGGCGCGTTGAGAACCTTCTTAAGAAACCGTTTTGCCGCCTTGGCATCTCGCTTGGCACTGAGCATAAAGTCCAAAGTATTGCCGTCGGAATCCACGGCTCGATAGAGGTACTTCCATCCCCCTTTGATTTTGACGTACGTTTCGTCCACCCGCCAGGAATCGTTGGTCGGTCGAAGATACGGGCGAGCCCGCTTGTCTAGTTCTGAGCTATAGGCCTGCACCCAACGAAAGATGGTGGTGTGATCGACTTTGAGACCACGCTCTCGCATCATTTCAGCTAAATCTCGATAGCTGAGGTTGTAACGCAAATACCAACGCAGGTTCAATAAAATGATGTCGGCTTCATAATGACGCCATTTGAAGGGATGGATGTCGGACATGAATTTGACTTGGGACAATCAACAACTCCTTCAGATTGCCCAGTCACTGAATCAAGACCACTTTTTTGCAACAGAACCGAAATTCCTACCTCGCAAAAAGCAATCGGCTTTCCTTCATCACTTTTTAGAAATTCCCAGGCCACACTGCGAAAAGTTTCGGCCTGCTTAGCTATAGAGAATAAGACCATTGCGAGATGTTCACCAAAGAAATTCTACACAAATTTGCGAAATTATTCTCCGAGCCTCGCTAAAACAAATATCACTCAAAAACAAAACGAAAACATCATGTTCACCCCCAACATTCAAACCATGCCCGCCCAAACT contains these protein-coding regions:
- a CDS encoding IS6 family transposase — encoded protein: MSDIHPFKWRHYEADIILLNLRWYLRYNLSYRDLAEMMRERGLKVDHTTIFRWVQAYSSELDKRARPYLRPTNDSWRVDETYVKIKGGWKYLYRAVDSDGNTLDFMLSAKRDAKAAKRFLKKVLNAPHIVEPRVIIIDKNAAYPPAIEQLKTDEALSKTTETRRVKYLNNIVEQDHRFIKRRVNPGLGFGSFNTARRTLKGY